Proteins from one Mercurialis annua linkage group LG7, ddMerAnnu1.2, whole genome shotgun sequence genomic window:
- the LOC126654811 gene encoding pre-mRNA-splicing factor ATP-dependent RNA helicase DEAH1-like isoform X1 produces the protein MGDRDLKTWVSDKLMSLLGYSQTTVVQYIIGISKQANSPTDVLGRLSEFGFSASSETRSFAEELFSRVPHKQSGLNNYQKQEREAAMLARKQTTYAILDADDDDDNNGDASTSGKTSSIIVASERRRDESHKKRFRKKIESEEDEDNEQVSQMVNERKVKQRISQDEEDGSESEEERLQDQREREQLEQNIRERDAAGTRNLTEPKITKKEAEEAVRRSHALEENGIGTLRDVSRQEYLKKREQKKLEELRDDIEDEQYLFTGVKLTEAEKSDISYKKKIFDLVQKSSEDVDDTTGYRMPDAYDDQVRGVNQEKRFATVHQRYGDGGSSSKMNPFREQEEWEEYQIGKASLKFGSRNKKQTSDDYQFVFEDQIEFIKASVMDGDKFDGQLPAESLDISAEKSAMEKIQEDRKSLPIYKFRDDLLAAIEEHQVLVIVGETGSGKTTQIPQYLHEAGYTKRGKVGCTQPRRVAAMSVAARVSQEMGVKLGHEVGYSIRFEDCTSEKTVLKYMTDGMLMREFLGEPDLASYSVVMVDEAHERTLSTDILFGLVKDIARFRPDLKLLISSATLDAEKFSDYFDLAPIFKIPGRRFPVEIHYTKAPEADYLDAAIVTALQIHVTQPPGDVLIFFTGQEEIETAEEILKHRTRGLGTKIAELIICPIYANLPTELQSKIFDPTPEGARKVVLATNIAETSLTIDGIKYVIDPGFCKMKSYNPRTGMESLLVTPISKASAMQRAGRSGRTGPGKCFRLYTAYNFQHDLDDNTVPEIQRTNLANVVLSLKSLGIHDLLNFDFMDPPPSEALLKALELLFALSALNKHGELTKVGRRMAEFPLDPMLSKMIVASDKYKCSDEIISIAAMLSIGNSIFYRPKDKQVHADNARLNFHTGNVGDHIALLKVYSSWKETNYSTQWCYENYIQVRSMKRARDIRDQLEGLLERVEIEIASDPNDVDAIKKSITSGFFPHSARLQKNGSYRTVKHPQTVNIHPSSGLSQVLPRWVIYHELVLTTKEYMRQVTELKPEWLVEIAPHYYQMKDVEDPGSKKMPRGEGRA, from the exons ATGGGTGATAGGGATTTGAAGACATGGGTATCTGATAAGCTCATGTCATTGCTGGGATATTCTCAGACAACAGTTGTTCAGTATATAATTGGCATAT CTAAGCAAGCAAATTCCCCAACTGATGTTCTGGGAAGGCTATCAGAGTTTGGATTTTCAGCATCTTCAGAGACCCGTTCTTTCGCTGAGGAGCTTTTTTCTAGAGTACCCCATAAACAATCTGGTTTAaat AATTATCAAAAGCAAGAAAGGGAAGCCGCTATGCTGGCAAGGAAGCAAACAACATATGCAATACTGGATGCTGATGATGACGACGACAACAATGGTGATGCCAGTACTTCTGGAAAGACATCCTCAATTATAGTTGCCTCTGAACGTAGAAGAGATGAGTCACATAAGAAGCGATTCAGGAAAAAGATTGAAAGTGAAGAGGATGAAGACAATGAG CAGGTCTCACAAATGGTAAATGAGAGAAAGGTTAAACAGAGGATTTCCCAAGATGAAGAGGATGGTTCAGAG TCAGAGGAGGAAAGATTGCAGGATCAAAGGGAAAGGGAACAGTTGGAGCAAAATATAAGAGAACGCGATGCTGCTGGAACTCGAAAT CTAACAGAGCCAAAGATAACAAAGAAGGAGGCAG AAGAGGCAGTGCGAAGATCACATGCTTTGGAGGAAAATGGAATCGGCACTTTGAG AGATGTATCGAGGCAAGAATATCTTAAGAAaagagaacaaaaaaaattggaagAACTCAG GGATGATATAGAAGATGAACAATATCTATTTACTGGTGTAAAGCTTACTGAAGCAGAAAAAAGTGATataag TTACAAGAAGAAAATATTTGATCTTGTACAGAAGTCGTCAGAAGATGTAGATGATACTACTGGG TATAGAATGCCAGATGCATATGATGATCAAGTTAGGGGTGTTAATCAGGAGAAGAGATTTGCTACCGTTCATCAGCGTTATGG AGATGGTGGTTCCAGTAGCAAAATGAACCCCTTTCGCGAACAGGAGGAATGGGAAGAATATCAGATTG GAAAGGCTTCTTTGAAGTTTGGCTCAAGGAACAAGAAACAGACCTCTGATGATTATCA GTTTGTGTTTGAAGACCAGATTGAGTTTATCAAGGCATCAGTGATGGATGGTGACAAG TTTGATGGTCAATTACCAGCTGAGTCCCTGGATATCTCTGCGGAAAAATCAGCTATGGAGAAGATTCAG GAGGATCGAAAAAGTTTACCTATATACAAATTCCGAGACGATCTACTTGCGGCTATTGAGGAACATCAG GTTCTTGTTATAGTGGGAGAAACCGGTTCAGGGAAAACCACACAGATACCTCAATATCTTCACGAAGCTGGTTACACCAAGCGTGGAAAG GTTGGCTGTACGCAGCCAAGGCGGGTTGCAGCTATGAGTGTTGCTGCCAGGGTTTCCCAAGAAATGGGCGTCAAGCTTGGGCATGAG GTGGGCTACTCCATTCGATTTGAAGACTGCACATCAGAAAAGACTGTATTGAAATACATGACCGATGGAATGCTCATGCGAGAATTCCTTGGTGAGCCGGATTTAGCAAGCTACAG TGTAGTAATGGTGGATGAGGCTCATGAAAGAACTTTGTCAACCGACATTCTGTTTGGACTAGTTAAG GATATAGCCCGGTTTCGTCCCGATTTGAAGTTGCTGATCTCAAGTGCAACGCTTGATGCTGAGAAATTTAGTGATTACTTTGATCTTgctccaatttttaaaattcctgGTAGGAGGTTTCCTGTTGAGATACACTACACAAAGGCACCAGAAGCTGATTATCTAGACGCAGCAATTGTAACTGCGCTTCAAATCCATGTGACACAGCCACCTGGAGATGTTTTAATCTTTTTCACAGGTCAAGAGGAAATAGAGACGGCTGAGGAGATCTTGAAGCATAGGACCAGAGGTTTGGGGACCAAAATTGCAGAACTTATCATCTGCCCTATATATGCAAATTTACCAACTGAGCTTCAGTCCAAAATATTTGATCCTACTCCAGAAGGGGCCCGGAAGGTTGTCCTTGCAACCAATATTGCCGAAACATCTTTAACAATTGATGGGATCAAGTATGTCATTGATCCTGGCTTTTGCAAGATGAAATCATATAACCCTAGGACAGGGATGGAATCTTTGTTAGTAACACCTATTTCTAAAGCTTCTGCCATGCAACGTGCTGGTCGCTCTGGACGAACAGGTCCAGGAAAGTGTTTCCGGTTGTACACAGCCTACAATTTCCAACATGACTTGGATGACAATACGGTACCAGAAATACAAAGAACAAACTTAGCAAATGTTGTCCTCTCATTGAAGAGTCTTGGAATTCACGACTtgctaaattttgattttatggaTCCCCCACCCTCCGAGGCATTGCTAAAAGCCTTGGAACTCTTGTTTGCTCTAAGTGCACTAAATAAACATGGTGAGCTGACCAAAGTTGGTAGAAGGATGGCTGAGTTCCCACTTGATCCGATGCTATCTAAAATGATTGTCGCTTCTGACAAGTACAAGTGTTCAGATGAGATAATTTCTATTGCTGCTATGCTTTCCATTGGAAATTCAATATTCTATCGTCCAAAGGACAAACAAGTTCATGCTGACAATGCCAGGCTGAATTTCCATACTGGAAACGTGGGGGACCATATAGCTCTTCTGAAG GTGTATAGCTCTTGGAAGGAAACTAACTACTCAACACAATGGTGTTACGAGAATTATATTCAG GTAAGGAGTATGAAACGAGCTAGAGATATAAGAGATCAGTTGGAGGGCCTACTAGAAAGGGTTGAAATTGAGATAGCTTCCGATCCTAATGATGTAGATGCCATAAAGAAGTCCATAACTTCTG GCTTTTTTCCTCATTCTGCAAGGCTACAGAAGAATGGGTCTTACAGAACAGTGAAACATCCCCAGACAGTTAATATACACCCTAGTTCTGGGTTGTCTCAG GTCCTCCCGAGATGGGTTATATACCATGAGTTGGTTCTTACAACCAAGGAGTACATGCGGCAG GTAACTGAGCTGAAACCAGAGTGGCTTGTAGAGATAGCCCCACATTATTACCAGATGAAGGATGTTGAAGATC CCGGGTCAAAGAAAATGCCACGAGGGGAAGGACGTGCGTGA
- the LOC126654811 gene encoding pre-mRNA-splicing factor ATP-dependent RNA helicase DEAH1-like isoform X2: MGDRDLKTWVSDKLMSLLGYSQTTVVQYIIGISKQANSPTDVLGRLSEFGFSASSETRSFAEELFSRVPHKQSGLNNYQKQEREAAMLARKQTTYAILDADDDDDNNGDASTSGKTSSIIVASERRRDESHKKRFRKKIESEEDEDNEVSQMVNERKVKQRISQDEEDGSESEEERLQDQREREQLEQNIRERDAAGTRNLTEPKITKKEAEEAVRRSHALEENGIGTLRDVSRQEYLKKREQKKLEELRDDIEDEQYLFTGVKLTEAEKSDISYKKKIFDLVQKSSEDVDDTTGYRMPDAYDDQVRGVNQEKRFATVHQRYGDGGSSSKMNPFREQEEWEEYQIGKASLKFGSRNKKQTSDDYQFVFEDQIEFIKASVMDGDKFDGQLPAESLDISAEKSAMEKIQEDRKSLPIYKFRDDLLAAIEEHQVLVIVGETGSGKTTQIPQYLHEAGYTKRGKVGCTQPRRVAAMSVAARVSQEMGVKLGHEVGYSIRFEDCTSEKTVLKYMTDGMLMREFLGEPDLASYSVVMVDEAHERTLSTDILFGLVKDIARFRPDLKLLISSATLDAEKFSDYFDLAPIFKIPGRRFPVEIHYTKAPEADYLDAAIVTALQIHVTQPPGDVLIFFTGQEEIETAEEILKHRTRGLGTKIAELIICPIYANLPTELQSKIFDPTPEGARKVVLATNIAETSLTIDGIKYVIDPGFCKMKSYNPRTGMESLLVTPISKASAMQRAGRSGRTGPGKCFRLYTAYNFQHDLDDNTVPEIQRTNLANVVLSLKSLGIHDLLNFDFMDPPPSEALLKALELLFALSALNKHGELTKVGRRMAEFPLDPMLSKMIVASDKYKCSDEIISIAAMLSIGNSIFYRPKDKQVHADNARLNFHTGNVGDHIALLKVYSSWKETNYSTQWCYENYIQVRSMKRARDIRDQLEGLLERVEIEIASDPNDVDAIKKSITSGFFPHSARLQKNGSYRTVKHPQTVNIHPSSGLSQVLPRWVIYHELVLTTKEYMRQVTELKPEWLVEIAPHYYQMKDVEDPGSKKMPRGEGRA; the protein is encoded by the exons ATGGGTGATAGGGATTTGAAGACATGGGTATCTGATAAGCTCATGTCATTGCTGGGATATTCTCAGACAACAGTTGTTCAGTATATAATTGGCATAT CTAAGCAAGCAAATTCCCCAACTGATGTTCTGGGAAGGCTATCAGAGTTTGGATTTTCAGCATCTTCAGAGACCCGTTCTTTCGCTGAGGAGCTTTTTTCTAGAGTACCCCATAAACAATCTGGTTTAaat AATTATCAAAAGCAAGAAAGGGAAGCCGCTATGCTGGCAAGGAAGCAAACAACATATGCAATACTGGATGCTGATGATGACGACGACAACAATGGTGATGCCAGTACTTCTGGAAAGACATCCTCAATTATAGTTGCCTCTGAACGTAGAAGAGATGAGTCACATAAGAAGCGATTCAGGAAAAAGATTGAAAGTGAAGAGGATGAAGACAATGAG GTCTCACAAATGGTAAATGAGAGAAAGGTTAAACAGAGGATTTCCCAAGATGAAGAGGATGGTTCAGAG TCAGAGGAGGAAAGATTGCAGGATCAAAGGGAAAGGGAACAGTTGGAGCAAAATATAAGAGAACGCGATGCTGCTGGAACTCGAAAT CTAACAGAGCCAAAGATAACAAAGAAGGAGGCAG AAGAGGCAGTGCGAAGATCACATGCTTTGGAGGAAAATGGAATCGGCACTTTGAG AGATGTATCGAGGCAAGAATATCTTAAGAAaagagaacaaaaaaaattggaagAACTCAG GGATGATATAGAAGATGAACAATATCTATTTACTGGTGTAAAGCTTACTGAAGCAGAAAAAAGTGATataag TTACAAGAAGAAAATATTTGATCTTGTACAGAAGTCGTCAGAAGATGTAGATGATACTACTGGG TATAGAATGCCAGATGCATATGATGATCAAGTTAGGGGTGTTAATCAGGAGAAGAGATTTGCTACCGTTCATCAGCGTTATGG AGATGGTGGTTCCAGTAGCAAAATGAACCCCTTTCGCGAACAGGAGGAATGGGAAGAATATCAGATTG GAAAGGCTTCTTTGAAGTTTGGCTCAAGGAACAAGAAACAGACCTCTGATGATTATCA GTTTGTGTTTGAAGACCAGATTGAGTTTATCAAGGCATCAGTGATGGATGGTGACAAG TTTGATGGTCAATTACCAGCTGAGTCCCTGGATATCTCTGCGGAAAAATCAGCTATGGAGAAGATTCAG GAGGATCGAAAAAGTTTACCTATATACAAATTCCGAGACGATCTACTTGCGGCTATTGAGGAACATCAG GTTCTTGTTATAGTGGGAGAAACCGGTTCAGGGAAAACCACACAGATACCTCAATATCTTCACGAAGCTGGTTACACCAAGCGTGGAAAG GTTGGCTGTACGCAGCCAAGGCGGGTTGCAGCTATGAGTGTTGCTGCCAGGGTTTCCCAAGAAATGGGCGTCAAGCTTGGGCATGAG GTGGGCTACTCCATTCGATTTGAAGACTGCACATCAGAAAAGACTGTATTGAAATACATGACCGATGGAATGCTCATGCGAGAATTCCTTGGTGAGCCGGATTTAGCAAGCTACAG TGTAGTAATGGTGGATGAGGCTCATGAAAGAACTTTGTCAACCGACATTCTGTTTGGACTAGTTAAG GATATAGCCCGGTTTCGTCCCGATTTGAAGTTGCTGATCTCAAGTGCAACGCTTGATGCTGAGAAATTTAGTGATTACTTTGATCTTgctccaatttttaaaattcctgGTAGGAGGTTTCCTGTTGAGATACACTACACAAAGGCACCAGAAGCTGATTATCTAGACGCAGCAATTGTAACTGCGCTTCAAATCCATGTGACACAGCCACCTGGAGATGTTTTAATCTTTTTCACAGGTCAAGAGGAAATAGAGACGGCTGAGGAGATCTTGAAGCATAGGACCAGAGGTTTGGGGACCAAAATTGCAGAACTTATCATCTGCCCTATATATGCAAATTTACCAACTGAGCTTCAGTCCAAAATATTTGATCCTACTCCAGAAGGGGCCCGGAAGGTTGTCCTTGCAACCAATATTGCCGAAACATCTTTAACAATTGATGGGATCAAGTATGTCATTGATCCTGGCTTTTGCAAGATGAAATCATATAACCCTAGGACAGGGATGGAATCTTTGTTAGTAACACCTATTTCTAAAGCTTCTGCCATGCAACGTGCTGGTCGCTCTGGACGAACAGGTCCAGGAAAGTGTTTCCGGTTGTACACAGCCTACAATTTCCAACATGACTTGGATGACAATACGGTACCAGAAATACAAAGAACAAACTTAGCAAATGTTGTCCTCTCATTGAAGAGTCTTGGAATTCACGACTtgctaaattttgattttatggaTCCCCCACCCTCCGAGGCATTGCTAAAAGCCTTGGAACTCTTGTTTGCTCTAAGTGCACTAAATAAACATGGTGAGCTGACCAAAGTTGGTAGAAGGATGGCTGAGTTCCCACTTGATCCGATGCTATCTAAAATGATTGTCGCTTCTGACAAGTACAAGTGTTCAGATGAGATAATTTCTATTGCTGCTATGCTTTCCATTGGAAATTCAATATTCTATCGTCCAAAGGACAAACAAGTTCATGCTGACAATGCCAGGCTGAATTTCCATACTGGAAACGTGGGGGACCATATAGCTCTTCTGAAG GTGTATAGCTCTTGGAAGGAAACTAACTACTCAACACAATGGTGTTACGAGAATTATATTCAG GTAAGGAGTATGAAACGAGCTAGAGATATAAGAGATCAGTTGGAGGGCCTACTAGAAAGGGTTGAAATTGAGATAGCTTCCGATCCTAATGATGTAGATGCCATAAAGAAGTCCATAACTTCTG GCTTTTTTCCTCATTCTGCAAGGCTACAGAAGAATGGGTCTTACAGAACAGTGAAACATCCCCAGACAGTTAATATACACCCTAGTTCTGGGTTGTCTCAG GTCCTCCCGAGATGGGTTATATACCATGAGTTGGTTCTTACAACCAAGGAGTACATGCGGCAG GTAACTGAGCTGAAACCAGAGTGGCTTGTAGAGATAGCCCCACATTATTACCAGATGAAGGATGTTGAAGATC CCGGGTCAAAGAAAATGCCACGAGGGGAAGGACGTGCGTGA
- the LOC126654811 gene encoding pre-mRNA-splicing factor ATP-dependent RNA helicase DEAH1-like isoform X3 encodes MGDRDLKTWVSDKLMSLLGYSQTTVVQYIIGISKQANSPTDVLGRLSEFGFSASSETRSFAEELFSRVPHKQSGLNNYQKQEREAAMLARKQTTYAILDADDDDDNNGDASTSGKTSSIIVASERRRDESHKKRFRKKIESEEDEDNEQVSQMVNERKVKQRISQDEEDGSESEEERLQDQREREQLEQNIRERDAAGTRNLTEPKITKKEAEEAVRRSHALEENGIGTLRDVSRQEYLKKREQKKLEELRDDIEDEQYLFTGVKLTEAEKSDISYKKKIFDLVQKSSEDVDDTTGYRMPDAYDDQVRGVNQEKRFATVHQRYGDGGSSSKMNPFREQEEWEEYQIGKASLKFGSRNKKQTSDDYQFVFEDQIEFIKASVMDGDKFDGQLPAESLDISAEKSAMEKIQEDRKSLPIYKFRDDLLAAIEEHQVLVIVGETGSGKTTQIPQYLHEAGYTKRGKVGCTQPRRVAAMSVAARVSQEMGVKLGHEVGYSIRFEDCTSEKTVLKYMTDGMLMREFLGEPDLASYSVVMVDEAHERTLSTDILFGLVKDIARFRPDLKLLISSATLDAEKFSDYFDLAPIFKIPGRRFPVEIHYTKAPEADYLDAAIVTALQIHVTQPPGDVLIFFTGQEEIETAEEILKHRTRGLGTKIAELIICPIYANLPTELQSKIFDPTPEGARKVVLATNIAETSLTIDGIKYVIDPGFCKMKSYNPRTGMESLLVTPISKASAMQRAGRSGRTGPGKCFRLYTAYNFQHDLDDNTVPEIQRTNLANVVLSLKSLGIHDLLNFDFMDPPPSEALLKALELLFALSALNKHGELTKVGRRMAEFPLDPMLSKMIVASDKYKCSDEIISIAAMLSIGNSIFYRPKDKQVHADNARLNFHTGNVGDHIALLKVYSSWKETNYSTQWCYENYIQVLPRWVIYHELVLTTKEYMRQVTELKPEWLVEIAPHYYQMKDVEDPGSKKMPRGEGRA; translated from the exons ATGGGTGATAGGGATTTGAAGACATGGGTATCTGATAAGCTCATGTCATTGCTGGGATATTCTCAGACAACAGTTGTTCAGTATATAATTGGCATAT CTAAGCAAGCAAATTCCCCAACTGATGTTCTGGGAAGGCTATCAGAGTTTGGATTTTCAGCATCTTCAGAGACCCGTTCTTTCGCTGAGGAGCTTTTTTCTAGAGTACCCCATAAACAATCTGGTTTAaat AATTATCAAAAGCAAGAAAGGGAAGCCGCTATGCTGGCAAGGAAGCAAACAACATATGCAATACTGGATGCTGATGATGACGACGACAACAATGGTGATGCCAGTACTTCTGGAAAGACATCCTCAATTATAGTTGCCTCTGAACGTAGAAGAGATGAGTCACATAAGAAGCGATTCAGGAAAAAGATTGAAAGTGAAGAGGATGAAGACAATGAG CAGGTCTCACAAATGGTAAATGAGAGAAAGGTTAAACAGAGGATTTCCCAAGATGAAGAGGATGGTTCAGAG TCAGAGGAGGAAAGATTGCAGGATCAAAGGGAAAGGGAACAGTTGGAGCAAAATATAAGAGAACGCGATGCTGCTGGAACTCGAAAT CTAACAGAGCCAAAGATAACAAAGAAGGAGGCAG AAGAGGCAGTGCGAAGATCACATGCTTTGGAGGAAAATGGAATCGGCACTTTGAG AGATGTATCGAGGCAAGAATATCTTAAGAAaagagaacaaaaaaaattggaagAACTCAG GGATGATATAGAAGATGAACAATATCTATTTACTGGTGTAAAGCTTACTGAAGCAGAAAAAAGTGATataag TTACAAGAAGAAAATATTTGATCTTGTACAGAAGTCGTCAGAAGATGTAGATGATACTACTGGG TATAGAATGCCAGATGCATATGATGATCAAGTTAGGGGTGTTAATCAGGAGAAGAGATTTGCTACCGTTCATCAGCGTTATGG AGATGGTGGTTCCAGTAGCAAAATGAACCCCTTTCGCGAACAGGAGGAATGGGAAGAATATCAGATTG GAAAGGCTTCTTTGAAGTTTGGCTCAAGGAACAAGAAACAGACCTCTGATGATTATCA GTTTGTGTTTGAAGACCAGATTGAGTTTATCAAGGCATCAGTGATGGATGGTGACAAG TTTGATGGTCAATTACCAGCTGAGTCCCTGGATATCTCTGCGGAAAAATCAGCTATGGAGAAGATTCAG GAGGATCGAAAAAGTTTACCTATATACAAATTCCGAGACGATCTACTTGCGGCTATTGAGGAACATCAG GTTCTTGTTATAGTGGGAGAAACCGGTTCAGGGAAAACCACACAGATACCTCAATATCTTCACGAAGCTGGTTACACCAAGCGTGGAAAG GTTGGCTGTACGCAGCCAAGGCGGGTTGCAGCTATGAGTGTTGCTGCCAGGGTTTCCCAAGAAATGGGCGTCAAGCTTGGGCATGAG GTGGGCTACTCCATTCGATTTGAAGACTGCACATCAGAAAAGACTGTATTGAAATACATGACCGATGGAATGCTCATGCGAGAATTCCTTGGTGAGCCGGATTTAGCAAGCTACAG TGTAGTAATGGTGGATGAGGCTCATGAAAGAACTTTGTCAACCGACATTCTGTTTGGACTAGTTAAG GATATAGCCCGGTTTCGTCCCGATTTGAAGTTGCTGATCTCAAGTGCAACGCTTGATGCTGAGAAATTTAGTGATTACTTTGATCTTgctccaatttttaaaattcctgGTAGGAGGTTTCCTGTTGAGATACACTACACAAAGGCACCAGAAGCTGATTATCTAGACGCAGCAATTGTAACTGCGCTTCAAATCCATGTGACACAGCCACCTGGAGATGTTTTAATCTTTTTCACAGGTCAAGAGGAAATAGAGACGGCTGAGGAGATCTTGAAGCATAGGACCAGAGGTTTGGGGACCAAAATTGCAGAACTTATCATCTGCCCTATATATGCAAATTTACCAACTGAGCTTCAGTCCAAAATATTTGATCCTACTCCAGAAGGGGCCCGGAAGGTTGTCCTTGCAACCAATATTGCCGAAACATCTTTAACAATTGATGGGATCAAGTATGTCATTGATCCTGGCTTTTGCAAGATGAAATCATATAACCCTAGGACAGGGATGGAATCTTTGTTAGTAACACCTATTTCTAAAGCTTCTGCCATGCAACGTGCTGGTCGCTCTGGACGAACAGGTCCAGGAAAGTGTTTCCGGTTGTACACAGCCTACAATTTCCAACATGACTTGGATGACAATACGGTACCAGAAATACAAAGAACAAACTTAGCAAATGTTGTCCTCTCATTGAAGAGTCTTGGAATTCACGACTtgctaaattttgattttatggaTCCCCCACCCTCCGAGGCATTGCTAAAAGCCTTGGAACTCTTGTTTGCTCTAAGTGCACTAAATAAACATGGTGAGCTGACCAAAGTTGGTAGAAGGATGGCTGAGTTCCCACTTGATCCGATGCTATCTAAAATGATTGTCGCTTCTGACAAGTACAAGTGTTCAGATGAGATAATTTCTATTGCTGCTATGCTTTCCATTGGAAATTCAATATTCTATCGTCCAAAGGACAAACAAGTTCATGCTGACAATGCCAGGCTGAATTTCCATACTGGAAACGTGGGGGACCATATAGCTCTTCTGAAG GTGTATAGCTCTTGGAAGGAAACTAACTACTCAACACAATGGTGTTACGAGAATTATATTCAG GTCCTCCCGAGATGGGTTATATACCATGAGTTGGTTCTTACAACCAAGGAGTACATGCGGCAG GTAACTGAGCTGAAACCAGAGTGGCTTGTAGAGATAGCCCCACATTATTACCAGATGAAGGATGTTGAAGATC CCGGGTCAAAGAAAATGCCACGAGGGGAAGGACGTGCGTGA